In Fusobacterium sp., one genomic interval encodes:
- the gltS gene encoding sodium/glutamate symporter, whose product MVIDLNLFLTTALAVIVLLVGDYIKKRVEILRKFCIPIPVIGGLIFTTLLSIGYSTGLFTFKFNFALSDVFMLAFYSSIGFTASYKLLKKGGPKVIKFLIVSIIVVILQNFLGIYLAKLLGLNPLVGLATASIPMTGGHGTSAAFAPVLEEAGLENALTITLAAATFGLVAGSLTGGPIGKFLIEKYKLLTGKAAEKVEGIEEIEKGNEKLDEKRIYSAVYQLLVSMALGSIISMLLKKTGLTFPASVGAMIAAAIIRNIADYSTWLKIKENEIRIIGDISLILFLAFSMMSLKLWQLTDLAVPMIILLIAQTILMGLCAVFFTYRVMGKNYEAAMMAVGHCGFGLGAVPTAMANMQSIEEKYGPAPTAFFILPLVGSLFINFFNSAIIVAFINIYK is encoded by the coding sequence ATGGTAATTGATTTAAACTTGTTCCTTACAACTGCATTGGCTGTTATCGTTCTATTGGTGGGAGATTATATTAAAAAAAGAGTAGAAATACTTAGAAAATTTTGCATACCTATACCAGTTATAGGAGGGCTCATTTTTACCACTTTATTATCAATTGGCTACAGCACAGGATTATTTACTTTTAAATTTAATTTTGCTCTCAGTGATGTATTTATGCTTGCATTTTACTCAAGTATAGGATTTACTGCAAGTTATAAATTACTAAAAAAAGGTGGACCAAAGGTTATAAAATTCTTGATAGTTTCTATAATAGTTGTTATTTTACAAAACTTTTTAGGAATATATCTAGCAAAATTATTAGGTTTGAATCCGTTGGTAGGATTGGCAACAGCTTCAATACCAATGACAGGAGGACATGGTACATCTGCAGCATTTGCTCCAGTTTTAGAAGAGGCAGGACTTGAAAATGCGCTTACTATAACTTTAGCAGCAGCTACATTTGGATTGGTAGCAGGAAGTTTGACAGGGGGACCAATAGGAAAATTTCTTATTGAAAAGTATAAACTTTTAACTGGAAAAGCAGCCGAAAAAGTAGAAGGAATAGAAGAAATTGAAAAAGGAAATGAAAAACTTGATGAAAAAAGAATATACTCAGCTGTTTATCAGCTTTTAGTATCCATGGCTCTTGGAAGTATAATATCAATGCTTTTAAAAAAAACTGGACTTACATTTCCAGCTTCTGTTGGAGCTATGATTGCAGCAGCAATAATAAGAAATATTGCTGACTATTCAACTTGGTTAAAAATAAAAGAAAATGAAATTAGAATAATAGGAGATATTTCGCTGATATTATTCTTAGCTTTCTCAATGATGAGTTTAAAATTATGGCAGCTTACAGATCTTGCAGTTCCAATGATAATATTATTAATAGCACAAACTATATTAATGGGATTATGTGCAGTCTTCTTTACATATAGAGTAATGGGAAAAAATTATGAGGCTGCAATGATGGCAGTTGGACATTGTGGATTTGGACTTGGAGCTGTACCAACAGCTATGGCAAATATGCAGTCAATAGAAGAAAAATATGGACCTGCTCCAACAGCATTTTTTATACTTCCATTAGTGGGAAGCTTGTTTATAAACTTTTTTAACTCAGCAATAATAGTGGCTTTTATAAATATATATAAATAA
- a CDS encoding N-acyl-D-amino-acid deacylase family protein, with protein sequence MVFDLVIKNGKVVFGGEKAAENVNIGITGDRITEISSEKLEGKKVIDASGKIVSPGFIDPHCHSDLAAFFSEEMTSKILQGVTTEVSGNCGIGISPAGEEYNNEFKQYVKDHFVLPEDNTELENIKSMKDLKEAINRKGFITNQAYLVGTGCIRVDSVGFSTKKLNEDEMNNMLEVLEKELQEGAYGVSFGLVYQPGNFMDKNEITEILKTTAKYNKTASFHIRNEGENVVESIKEVLECAEKSKCKVNISHLKIMDRRFWGKSDDILKLIIEAREKGLDITYDQYPYTATSTTLMVLIPEKIFDGDVKKFIDRIDTLTEDEKNDIMDIVYKRGGISNILISNSFLSENKFSGKTVLEIVEETKMKDVETILYLIRESAGRAKAIYFSIGEEDMYNFMNTSIGVIGSDGSSVPVEKIQKFGIPHPRNFATFPKFIRINRERKMFSIEEMINKITSKTADIFSIKERGRIEKGYFADITIFDYEKIEDKAGFENPFIKSEGIEYVIVNGKIAVKNGVFTGERSGKCI encoded by the coding sequence ATGGTATTTGATTTAGTTATAAAAAATGGAAAAGTTGTTTTTGGAGGAGAAAAAGCAGCTGAAAATGTAAATATAGGAATAACTGGAGATAGAATAACTGAGATATCATCGGAAAAATTAGAAGGAAAAAAAGTAATAGATGCTTCTGGAAAAATCGTTTCACCAGGATTTATAGATCCACATTGTCATTCTGATTTAGCAGCATTTTTTTCCGAAGAAATGACAAGTAAAATACTTCAGGGAGTGACAACTGAAGTAAGTGGTAACTGTGGAATAGGGATATCTCCAGCAGGAGAAGAATATAATAATGAGTTTAAACAATATGTAAAAGATCATTTTGTATTGCCAGAAGATAATACTGAATTGGAAAATATAAAAAGTATGAAAGATTTAAAAGAAGCAATAAATAGAAAAGGATTTATTACAAATCAGGCTTATCTTGTAGGAACTGGTTGTATAAGAGTAGACAGTGTAGGATTCAGTACTAAAAAATTAAATGAAGATGAGATGAACAATATGTTGGAAGTCTTAGAAAAAGAACTTCAGGAGGGGGCATATGGAGTATCTTTTGGACTTGTATATCAACCAGGAAATTTTATGGATAAAAATGAAATTACTGAAATATTAAAAACTACAGCTAAATATAATAAAACAGCTTCTTTTCATATAAGAAATGAAGGAGAAAATGTTGTAGAATCTATAAAAGAAGTACTGGAATGTGCTGAAAAAAGCAAGTGCAAAGTAAATATCTCGCATTTGAAAATAATGGATAGAAGATTTTGGGGGAAATCAGATGATATTTTGAAGTTGATAATAGAAGCAAGAGAAAAAGGGCTTGATATAACATATGATCAATATCCATATACAGCAACTTCTACTACTCTTATGGTACTTATTCCTGAAAAAATATTTGATGGAGATGTAAAAAAATTCATTGATAGGATAGATACTCTTACCGAAGATGAAAAAAATGATATCATGGATATTGTTTATAAAAGAGGGGGAATATCTAATATATTAATATCTAATAGTTTTCTTTCAGAGAATAAATTTTCTGGAAAAACAGTTTTGGAAATAGTAGAAGAAACTAAAATGAAAGATGTAGAAACAATTCTCTATCTTATAAGAGAAAGTGCTGGAAGGGCAAAAGCAATATATTTTTCTATAGGAGAAGAAGATATGTATAATTTTATGAATACTTCTATAGGAGTAATAGGAAGTGATGGAAGTTCAGTACCAGTTGAAAAAATTCAAAAATTTGGTATTCCACATCCAAGAAACTTTGCAACTTTTCCTAAATTTATAAGAATAAATAGAGAAAGAAAAATGTTTAGCATTGAGGAAATGATAAATAAAATAACTTCTAAAACTGCTGATATCTTTTCTATAAAAGAAAGGGGAAGAATAGAAAAAGGATATTTTGCAGATATAACTATATTTGATTATGAAAAGATTGAAGATAAAGCTGGATTTGAAAATCCTTTCATAAAATCTGAAGGAATAGAATATGTTATAGTTAATGGAAAAATAGCAGTTAAAAATGGAGTATTCACTGGAGAAAGATCAGGAAAGTGTATTTAA
- a CDS encoding MerR family transcriptional regulator, with the protein MNYSIGEFSQLTNLGIHTLRYYEHENLIMPERNSSNRRRYSDKDIEWIDFIKRLKDTGMPIKEIKYYAELRALGDPTLNTRMKMLIQHRENLNEKIKLLQEHRDKLDEKIKFYQKEISQTINE; encoded by the coding sequence ATGAATTATTCAATTGGAGAATTTTCTCAACTGACAAATTTAGGTATACACACTTTACGGTACTATGAACATGAAAATCTGATTATGCCAGAAAGAAATTCTAGCAACCGCCGCCGTTATTCTGATAAAGATATTGAATGGATTGATTTTATCAAACGACTGAAAGATACTGGTATGCCTATCAAAGAAATTAAATACTATGCAGAACTTCGAGCACTAGGTGACCCTACATTAAATACAAGAATGAAAATGCTGATACAGCATCGTGAAAATCTAAATGAAAAAATTAAGCTGTTACAAGAACATAGAGATAAACTGGATGAGAAAATCAAATTTTACCAAAAAGAAATTTCACAAACTATAAATGAATGA
- a CDS encoding serine hydrolase has protein sequence MEKRIREIISENSGITGIIIRDSFGKTIMINEEKVFPSASLIKLFILMALKKEDYNKKIKLKKDVKVGGCGVLKVMEDGLPLTIKDIAYLMICLSDNTATNILIDYIGMERINENIKENGFVKTILGRKMMDTKAREAGKDNFTTPKDVLGVLEILCKNPDDLDMLRNQAYSSKIPLYFPREVDFAHKTGELMYIEHDAGRLFFDGGWVDIIILTKDLEKNEDGIKINSLIGKVIFDNYCK, from the coding sequence ATGGAGAAAAGAATAAGAGAAATAATAAGTGAAAATAGTGGGATAACTGGAATAATAATAAGAGATTCTTTTGGAAAGACAATTATGATAAATGAAGAAAAGGTATTTCCATCAGCAAGTCTAATAAAACTTTTTATTCTCATGGCATTGAAGAAGGAGGATTATAATAAAAAGATAAAATTAAAAAAGGATGTTAAAGTTGGAGGATGTGGAGTATTAAAAGTAATGGAAGATGGACTTCCTCTTACTATAAAGGATATAGCTTATCTTATGATATGTCTCAGTGATAATACAGCAACAAATATACTGATAGATTATATTGGAATGGAAAGAATAAATGAGAACATAAAAGAAAATGGATTTGTAAAAACTATTTTAGGAAGAAAGATGATGGATACAAAAGCTAGAGAAGCTGGAAAAGATAATTTTACTACTCCTAAGGATGTTTTAGGAGTATTGGAAATATTATGTAAGAATCCAGATGATTTAGATATGTTAAGAAATCAGGCATATAGTAGTAAGATACCTCTTTATTTTCCAAGAGAAGTAGATTTTGCTCATAAAACAGGAGAGCTTATGTATATAGAACATGATGCTGGAAGATTATTCTTTGATGGAGGATGGGTGGATATTATAATTCTTACAAAGGATTTAGAGAAAAATGAAGATGGAATCAAAATAAATAGTTTAATAGGGAAAGTAATTTTTGATAACTATTGTAAATAG
- a CDS encoding leucyl aminopeptidase: MKKILMAKGARAIVEINLGVKAGENVVIVTEPKQMRIAEALAAAIIVAGAEPTIHIMTPRERDGQEPPKTIAAAMKESDAFIGAVFTSITHTHAVKDACAAGSRGVMLTQFNEDQMITGGVNANFYEAAENCKKVAAAMAGAEVITITTPMGTNLKLSGKGRRGNAMTGLVEPGKFGPIPTVEANVSPVEGTANGVIVADASIPYIGIGLLKTPVKVEVKDGYIIPESISGGEEAKKLAADWIDKKDPQVYNIAEVGVGLNPECKFTGSMLEDEGVFGSLHIGVGTSITLGGIIKAACHYDLIMTKPTLIADGVVILKNGELMI, encoded by the coding sequence ATGAAAAAAATATTAATGGCTAAAGGAGCAAGGGCAATAGTGGAAATAAATTTAGGGGTAAAAGCTGGAGAAAATGTAGTTATAGTTACAGAACCTAAACAAATGAGAATAGCAGAAGCTTTGGCAGCAGCAATAATAGTAGCAGGAGCAGAACCTACTATACATATAATGACACCAAGAGAGAGAGATGGACAGGAACCTCCAAAAACAATAGCAGCTGCAATGAAGGAATCAGATGCATTTATAGGAGCAGTATTTACATCAATAACCCATACTCATGCAGTAAAAGATGCATGTGCAGCTGGTTCAAGAGGAGTAATGCTTACACAGTTCAACGAGGATCAAATGATAACTGGGGGAGTAAATGCAAACTTCTATGAAGCAGCAGAAAATTGTAAGAAAGTAGCAGCTGCAATGGCAGGAGCGGAAGTTATAACTATAACAACTCCTATGGGAACAAACTTAAAACTTTCAGGAAAAGGAAGAAGAGGAAATGCTATGACAGGATTGGTAGAACCTGGAAAATTTGGACCTATACCAACTGTAGAAGCTAATGTATCACCAGTAGAAGGAACTGCAAATGGAGTAATAGTTGCAGATGCAAGTATACCATACATTGGAATAGGATTATTAAAAACTCCAGTAAAAGTAGAAGTAAAAGATGGTTATATTATTCCTGAAAGTATTTCAGGAGGAGAAGAGGCTAAGAAACTCGCAGCTGACTGGATAGATAAAAAAGATCCACAAGTATATAATATAGCAGAAGTTGGAGTAGGTTTAAATCCAGAATGTAAATTTACAGGAAGTATGCTTGAAGATGAAGGAGTATTTGGTTCACTTCATATAGGAGTTGGAACAAGTATAACTTTAGGAGGAATAATAAAGGCAGCTTGCCACTATGATCTTATAATGACAAAACCAACTCTTATTGCTGATGGTGTAGTAATATTAAAAAATGGAGAACTGATGATTTAG
- a CDS encoding MurR/RpiR family transcriptional regulator, producing the protein MSEINIIEKIVKIKDFLPKKQKILCEYIILNYSEIGLMSINELSEKSGVGTTTILRLTKVLNYSSFSHFKKDIFKNSMTTNISSYGGLKESFKNITENKNSDILSVVSYELLSSIENFITPQNIKQINKAVEMIVKAKQINILGLRSSKAVASYLEAMLGRISPNVKQLNSDSEYLFDNIIKLRSNDILIVSSLWPCTKRTITVSDYCHKNKIPIILLTNTILNPIAKYANIVIDTNSANKNDGVIPNMIVAEAIVKEVWKKNPSKYQEYLDNLENLLEENDIFIWNK; encoded by the coding sequence ATGAGTGAAATTAATATTATAGAAAAAATTGTAAAAATAAAAGATTTTTTACCAAAAAAACAAAAAATTCTATGTGAATATATAATCTTAAACTATTCTGAAATTGGATTAATGAGTATAAATGAACTGTCAGAAAAATCTGGTGTTGGAACAACTACTATTTTGAGATTAACAAAAGTTTTAAATTATTCTAGCTTTAGTCATTTTAAAAAAGATATTTTTAAAAACTCAATGACTACTAACATTTCTTCTTATGGTGGCTTAAAAGAAAGTTTTAAAAATATTACTGAAAACAAAAATTCTGATATTTTAAGTGTTGTTTCTTACGAATTGCTTTCATCAATAGAAAATTTTATTACACCACAAAATATTAAACAAATTAATAAGGCTGTGGAAATGATTGTAAAAGCAAAACAAATAAATATCTTAGGATTACGTTCTTCAAAGGCTGTTGCTTCATATTTAGAAGCCATGTTGGGTCGCATTTCTCCCAATGTTAAGCAATTAAATAGTGATTCTGAATATTTATTTGATAATATTATTAAATTAAGAAGTAATGATATCTTAATAGTTTCTTCATTGTGGCCTTGTACTAAAAGGACTATTACTGTCTCTGATTACTGTCATAAAAATAAAATTCCTATAATCCTATTAACAAATACAATATTAAATCCCATTGCAAAATATGCTAACATTGTCATTGATACTAATTCCGCCAATAAAAATGATGGAGTTATTCCAAATATGATTGTGGCTGAAGCCATTGTTAAAGAAGTTTGGAAAAAAAATCCTTCTAAATATCAAGAATATCTTGATAATTTGGAAAATCTTTTGGAAGAAAATGATATTTTTATTTGGAATAAATAG
- a CDS encoding sodium/glutamate symporter, translating to MRFTAYSMLMDFCIMSGFLFIAQMLRSKVKFFQNFYIPSSLIAGFLALFSGKQFLNIVPFSDQTGSYAYLLVCVLFSGLFLGKTEKVSLKETVNKVGNTFLINMSSEIICFGAACLFGGALMMLLFPNVFKEIALLLPSGFMGGHGYAAAIGGTLNTMLGRDDGIIIGQTFATLGLLVGIFGGIICINYATRKKATRMIDAIGSLPIECKTGMIPEEKRPSMGDETIHPMAMDPLAWHIALILVTTGIGYGIYNLYKQYLPNIEIPLMCLTMIIGVFIQWTLNKVGYGTYVDKKVVDRIGSCVTDYLVAFGIATIKISVVLDFLGPIAVLCLLGILWPYILVFFVGRKLFRNFWFERSIFIFGYITGVVAIGITLLRIVDPEMKTGTLDDFGTAYTLQSIVELFLVTMIPVIVVNTGLIPVGTVLMIVGVGMLLVSKWKYGSYSLSIPMSELRLGEKEIIEN from the coding sequence ATGAGGTTTACAGCATATTCTATGTTAATGGATTTTTGTATAATGTCTGGCTTTTTATTTATAGCACAAATGCTAAGAAGCAAAGTAAAGTTCTTTCAAAATTTTTATATTCCTTCATCACTGATTGCGGGATTTTTAGCATTATTTTCAGGAAAACAATTTTTAAATATAGTTCCTTTTAGTGACCAAACAGGGTCATATGCTTATTTACTTGTTTGTGTTTTATTTTCTGGATTATTTTTAGGAAAAACAGAAAAAGTTAGTTTAAAAGAAACAGTTAATAAAGTTGGAAATACTTTCCTGATAAATATGTCTAGTGAAATAATATGTTTTGGTGCTGCTTGCTTATTTGGTGGAGCTTTGATGATGTTACTATTTCCAAATGTTTTTAAAGAAATTGCATTACTTTTACCTTCAGGATTTATGGGAGGGCATGGATATGCTGCTGCCATTGGTGGAACATTGAATACTATGTTGGGGAGAGATGATGGAATAATAATAGGGCAGACTTTTGCAACATTGGGATTACTTGTGGGAATATTTGGTGGAATTATATGTATTAATTATGCCACTAGAAAGAAAGCTACTAGGATGATAGATGCTATTGGTTCTTTACCTATTGAATGTAAGACAGGAATGATTCCTGAAGAAAAAAGACCTTCTATGGGGGATGAAACAATTCATCCAATGGCAATGGATCCTTTGGCATGGCATATTGCTTTAATATTAGTTACTACAGGAATAGGATATGGTATTTATAATTTATATAAACAATATTTACCAAACATTGAAATTCCACTTATGTGCTTGACTATGATAATTGGAGTTTTTATTCAATGGACTTTAAATAAAGTTGGCTATGGTACTTATGTGGACAAAAAAGTAGTGGATAGAATAGGAAGCTGTGTAACAGATTATTTAGTAGCTTTTGGGATAGCCACAATAAAAATATCAGTTGTTCTTGATTTCCTTGGACCAATAGCTGTACTATGTCTATTAGGAATATTATGGCCATATATTTTAGTATTCTTTGTTGGAAGAAAACTATTCAGAAATTTTTGGTTTGAAAGATCAATTTTTATATTTGGATATATTACAGGAGTTGTGGCAATAGGAATTACATTATTAAGAATAGTTGATCCTGAAATGAAAACAGGAACATTAGATGATTTTGGTACTGCTTATACCCTTCAGTCCATTGTAGAATTATTCTTGGTGACAATGATACCAGTTATAGTAGTAAATACTGGTTTAATTCCTGTGGGAACTGTATTAATGATAGTAGGAGTAGGAATGTTATTAGTAAGCAAGTGGAAATATGGTTCGTATAGCTTAAGTATCCCAATGAGTGAATTGCGATTAGGTGAAAAAGAAATTATTGAGAATTAG
- a CDS encoding alpha/beta hydrolase, with protein sequence MKTRDIIFYSECEKIVGTIYLPDDYKAGEKRPCILANSGWTGLNIVYPAMFARAFTARGFVCLGFDYRGFKPSEGYPKYTTLEREVEDISNAVNFMKVQPEVDPNKIGLVGWGVGGAVCVEVAAREEDVKAVATLNSFVNGVRWMRMGMGNDKYNKMLRMLKEDKVTRATTGDPVLRHPYVCYPNIDESGNFYIDETLKKINGGVSDKANGINNGEEFPTPMSSVIGESFLRFNIENTLSKLSPKALFVGHGRYNELHDKIEAEEAYRLANGPKEIYYVEGKHNEWMFDEDPKFVGLIEAMEAFFKKYLK encoded by the coding sequence ATGAAAACAAGGGATATTATTTTTTACAGTGAGTGTGAAAAAATTGTAGGAACTATTTATTTACCTGATGATTATAAGGCTGGGGAGAAGAGACCTTGTATATTAGCAAATTCTGGTTGGACAGGATTAAATATAGTCTATCCCGCTATGTTTGCAAGAGCTTTTACTGCTAGGGGATTTGTATGTTTAGGTTTTGATTATAGAGGATTTAAACCAAGTGAAGGATATCCTAAATATACAACTTTGGAAAGAGAAGTGGAAGATATTTCAAATGCAGTTAATTTTATGAAAGTGCAGCCAGAGGTAGATCCTAATAAGATAGGCTTAGTTGGTTGGGGAGTAGGAGGAGCTGTCTGTGTAGAAGTAGCAGCTAGAGAGGAAGATGTAAAAGCTGTGGCTACATTAAATTCTTTTGTAAATGGTGTACGTTGGATGAGAATGGGTATGGGAAATGATAAATATAATAAAATGCTAAGAATGCTGAAAGAAGATAAAGTAACTAGAGCAACTACTGGAGATCCAGTACTACGACATCCTTATGTATGTTATCCTAATATAGATGAAAGTGGAAATTTCTACATAGATGAAACATTGAAAAAAATTAATGGAGGAGTATCTGATAAGGCTAATGGTATCAATAATGGAGAAGAGTTCCCAACTCCTATGTCTTCTGTCATTGGAGAATCATTTTTACGATTTAATATAGAAAATACTTTATCAAAATTATCACCAAAGGCTCTATTTGTAGGTCATGGAAGATATAACGAATTACATGATAAAATAGAAGCAGAAGAAGCCTATAGATTAGCCAATGGGCCAAAAGAAATATATTATGTGGAAGGAAAGCATAATGAATGGATGTTTGATGAAGATCCAAAATTTGTAGGATTAATAGAAGCAATGGAGGCATTCTTTAAGAAATATTTAAAATAG
- a CDS encoding SDR family NAD(P)-dependent oxidoreductase, translating to MIQKKYIVITGASSGIGYETAKAFARRSKNLIIIARRRNKLESLRQEILAEYPNVDVIIKTVDLSILENVYQLYRDLKIYTLETWINSAGFGNYESVAQQELQKIEKMLCLNVTALTILSSMFVHDYKDVEGTQLINISSSGGYTIVPTAITYCATKFYVSTFTEGLAQELKLSNGKMQVKVLAPAATKTEFGKVANNVREYNYDRLFDTYHTSQEVAEFLLRLYDSSYVVGLVDRETFAFELSEPKFPYAGNSTYNQKIQN from the coding sequence ATGATTCAGAAAAAATATATTGTTATTACTGGGGCAAGCTCTGGTATTGGTTATGAAACAGCAAAAGCATTTGCTAGACGCAGTAAAAACTTGATTATAATTGCTCGCCGTAGGAATAAACTTGAAAGTTTAAGGCAGGAAATTTTGGCAGAATATCCGAATGTTGATGTCATAATTAAAACTGTGGACTTATCTATACTAGAAAATGTATATCAGCTATATAGGGATTTGAAAATATATACACTGGAAACATGGATTAACAGTGCAGGTTTTGGGAACTATGAAAGTGTTGCACAGCAAGAGTTACAGAAAATTGAAAAAATGCTTTGCTTGAATGTGACAGCCCTTACTATACTTTCTTCTATGTTTGTTCATGATTATAAAGATGTTGAAGGAACACAACTTATCAATATTTCCTCAAGTGGAGGCTATACAATTGTTCCCACTGCAATAACTTATTGTGCTACAAAATTTTATGTAAGTACTTTTACAGAGGGATTAGCACAGGAATTGAAATTATCTAATGGAAAAATGCAAGTAAAAGTGTTGGCTCCTGCTGCAACAAAAACAGAGTTTGGAAAAGTGGCAAATAATGTCCGTGAGTATAACTATGACAGATTATTTGATACTTATCATACAAGTCAGGAGGTAGCAGAATTTTTGTTAAGATTATATGATAGCAGTTATGTAGTTGGCTTAGTAGATAGGGAAACTTTTGCTTTTGAATTAAGTGAACCAAAATTCCCATACGCAGGAAATTCTACATATAATCAAAAGATTCAGAATTAA